In the Scomber japonicus isolate fScoJap1 chromosome 18, fScoJap1.pri, whole genome shotgun sequence genome, one interval contains:
- the LOC128379515 gene encoding myosin heavy chain, fast skeletal muscle isoform X1, whose translation MSTDAEMECYGPAAIYLRKPERERIEAQAAPFDAKSSFFVVDKEEMYLKGKLVKRDGGKATVKTDCGKELTVKEDEIFPRNPPKFDKIEDMVMMTHLNEPTVLYNLKERFASWMIYTYSGLFCVVVNPYKWLPVYDAIVVSGYRGKKRIEAPPHIFSISDNAYQFMHTDRENQSILITGESGAGKTVNTKRVIQYFATIAAIGAKKAEPTPGKMQGSLEDQIVAANPLLESYGNAKTVRNDNSSRFGKFIRIHFGSTGKLASADIETYLLEKSRVTFQLSAERSYHIFYQLMTGHQPALLEALLITTNPYDYPMVSQGEITVKSIDDVEEFIATDTAIDILGFTAEEKQGIYKLTGAVMHHGNMKFKQKQREEQAEPDGTEVADKIAYLLGLNSADMLKALCYPRVKVGNEMVTKGQTVPQVNNAVSALCKSIYEKMFLWMVIRINEMLDTKQPRQYFIGVLDIAGFEIFDFNSLEQLCINFTNEKLQQFFNHHMFVLEQEEYKKEGIIWEFIDFGMDLAACIELIEKPMGIFSILEEECMFPKASDTSFKNKLHDQHLGKTKAFEKPKPKKGAPEAHFSLVHYAGTVDYNINGWLDKNKDPLNDSVIQLYQKASNKLLAFLYATHGGGEEAAAGGGGGKKGGKKKGGSFQTVSALFRENLGKLMTNLRSTHPHFVRCLIPNESKTPGLMENFLVIHQLRCNGVLEGIRICRKGFPSRILYGDFKQRYKVLNASVIPEGQFIDNKKAAEKLLGSIDVDHTQYKFGHTKVFFKAGLLGGLEEMRDEKLASLVTMTQALCRGYLMRTEFVKMMERREAIFSIQYNIRSFMNVKNWPWMNLYFKIKPLLKSAETEKELAAMKENYGKMQTDLATALAKKKELEEKMVSLLQEKNDLQLQVASECENLSDAEERCEGLIKSKIQLEAKLKETTERLEDEEEINAELTGKKRKLEDECSELKKDIDDLELTLAKVEKEKHATENKVKNLTEEMASQDESLAKLTKEKKALQEAHQQTLDDLQAEEDKVNTLTKAKTKLEQQVDDLEGSLEQEKKLRMDLERAKRKLEGDLKLSQESIMDLENDKQQSEEKIKKKEFETSQLLSKIEDEQSLGAQLQKKIKELQARVEELEEEIEAERAARAKVEKQRADLSRELEEISERLEEAGGATAAQIEMNKKREAEFQKLRRDLEESTLQHEATAAALRKKQADSVAELGEQIDNLQRVKQKLEKEKSEYKMEIDDLSSNMEAVAKTKGNLEKMSRTLEDQLSELKAKNDENVRQLNDINAQRARLQTENGEFSRQLEEKDALISQLTRGKQAYTQQIEELKRHIEEEVKAKNALAHGVQSARHDCDLLREQFEEEQEAKAELQRGMSKANSEVAQWRTKYETDAIQRTEELEESKKKLAQRLQDAEESIEAVNSKCASLEKTKQRLQGEVEDLMIDVERANSLAANLDKKQRNFDKVLAEWKQKYEEGQAELEGAQKEARSLSTELFKMKNSYEEALDHLETMKRENKNLQQEISDLTEQIGETGKSIHELEKAKKTVETEKSEIQSALEEAEGTLEHEEAKILRVQLELNQIKGEVDRKLAEKDEEMEQIKRNSQRVIDSMQSTLDSEVRSRNDALRVKKKMEGDLNEMEIQLSHANRQAAESQKQLRNVQGQLKDAQLHLDDAVRGQEDMKEQVVMVERRNGLMVAEIEELRAALEQTERGRKVAEQELVDASERVGLLHSQNTSLLNTKKKLEADFVQVQGEVDDAVQESRNAEEKAKKAITDAAMMAEELKKEQDTSAHLERMKKNLEVTVKDLQHRLDEAENLAMKGGKKQLQKLESRVRELETEVEAEQRRGADAVKGVRKYERRVKELTYQTEEDKKNVHRLQDLVDKLQLKVKAYKRQAEEAEEQANTHLSRFRKVQHEMEEAQERADIAESQVNKLRAKSRDHGKSEASE comes from the exons gAACTCACtgtaaaagaagatgaaatCTTCCCCAGGAACCCTCCAAAGTTTGATAAAATTGAGGACATGGTCATGATGACCCACCTCAACGAGCCTACTGTGTTGTATAACCTCAAAGAGCGTTTTGCATCCTGGATGATCTAC ACCTATTCTGGGCTGTTTTGCGTTGTTGTGAATCCCTACAAGTGGCTTCCTGTGTATGATGCTATAGTTGTGTCAGGATACAGAGGCAAGAAGAGGATTGAGGCACCACCTcacatcttctccatctctgaTAACGCCTATCAGTTCATGCACACAG ATCGTGAGAACCAGTCTATCCTGATCAC TGGAGAATCCGGTGCAGGAAAGACTGTCAACACCAAACGTGTCATCCAGTACTTTGCAACAATTGCAGCTATTGGAGCCAAGAAGGCTGAGCCAACTCCTGGAAAGATGCAG GGCTCCCTTGAGGACCAAATTGTTGCAGCCAACCCTCTGCTGGAGTCCTATGGTAATGCCAAGACTGTGAGGAATGACAACTCCTCTCGTTTT GGTAAATTCATCAGAATCCACTTTGGCTCTACTGGAAAGCTGGCTTCAGCTGATATTGAAACTT ATCTGCTGGAGAAGTCCCGTGTAACCTTCCAGCTGTCTGCTGAGAGGAGCTACCACATCTTCTATCAACTGATGACTGGCCACCAACCTGCGCTCCTGG AGGCTCTTCTGATCACCACAAACCCCTATGACTACCCAATGGTCAGTCAGGGTGAAATCACTGTGAAGAGCATTGATGATGTGGAGGAGTTCATTGCAACAgat ACTGCTATTGACATTTTGGGCTTCACTGCTGAGGAGAAGCAGGGCATCTACAAGCTGACTGGTGCTGTGATGCATCATGGCAAcatgaaattcaagcagaagcaGCGCGAGGAGCAAGCTGAACCTGATGGCACTGAGG tGGCTGATAAAATTGCCTACCTCCTGGGCCTGAACTCAGCTGATATGTTGAAAGCTCTGTGCTACCCCAGAGTCAAGGTCGGAAATGAGATGGTAACCAAAGGTCAGACTGTGCCACAG GTCAACAATGCTGTCAGTGCTCTGTGCAAGTCTATCTATGAGAAAATGTTCTTGTGGATGGTCATCCGTATCAATGAGATGCTGGACACAAAGCAGCCAAGACAGTACTTCATTGGAGTATTGGATATCGCTGGATTTGAGATCTTTGAT TTCAACAGCCTGGAGCAACTCTGCATCAACTTCACCAATGAGAAACTGCAACAGTTCTTCAACCACCACATGTTTGTCCTGGAGCAAGAGGAGTACAAGAAAGAAGGCATTATCTGGGAGTTCATTGACTTTGGTATGGACTTGGCTGCCTGCATTGAGCTTATTGAGAAG ccAATGGGCATCTTCTCCATCCTTGAAGAGGAGTGCATGTTCCCCAAGGCCTCTGACACTTCTTTCAAGAACAAGCTGCATGATCAGCATCTTGGCAAGACCAAGGCCTTTGAGAAGCCAAAGCCTAAAAAGGGCGCGCCTGAGGCTCACTTCTCCCTGGTTCACTATGCTGGTACAGTGGACTACAATATCAATGGCTGGTTGGATAAGAACAAGGACCCCCTGAATGACTCCGTTATCCAGCTCTACCAGAAGGCCTCCAACAAACTTCTGGCCTTCCTGTATGCAACACATGGTGGGGGTGAAG aggctgctgctggtggtggtggtggcaaaaagggtggaaagaagaagGGTGGTTCCTTCCAAACTGTGTCTGCTCTTTTCAGG GAGAACTTGGGTAAGCTGATGACCAATTTGAGGAGCACTCACCCTCATTTTGTCCGTTGCCTCATTCCTAATGAATCAAAGACCCCAG GTCTTATGGAGAACTTCTTGGTTATCCATCAGCTGAGGTGTAACGGTGTGCTGGAAGGCATCAGAATCTGCAGAAAGGGCTTCCCCAGCAGAATCCTCTATGGTGACTTCAAGCAGAg ATACAAAGTATTGAATGCCAGCGTCATCCCTGAGGGACAGTTCATTGACAACAAGAAAGCTGCTGAGAAGCTGCTAGGCTCCATTGATGTGGATCACACTCAGTACAAGTTTGGACACACAAAG GTGTTCTTCAAAGCTGGTCTGCTGGGTGGtctggaggagatgagagatgaaaaaCTGGCTAGTCTGGTGACCATGACTCAAGCTCTCTGCAGAGGATACCTCATGAGGACAGAGTTTGTAAAGATGATGGAGAGGAG GGAAGCTATCTTCTCCATTCAGTACAATATCCGTTCattcatgaatgtgaaaaacTGGCCATGGATGAATCTGTACTTCAAGATCAAGCCTCTTCTGAAGAGTGCTGAGACTGAGAAGGAGCTGGCTGCGATGAAGGAAAACTATGGGAAGATGCAGACAGACCTGGCCACTGCTCTGGCCAAGaagaaggagctggaggagaagatGGTTTCCCTGCTGCAGGAAAAGAATGACCTGCAACTGCAAGTGGCATCT GAATGTGAGAATCTCTCAGATGCTGAAGAAAGGTGTGAAGGTCTGATTAAGAGCAAGATCCAACTTGAGGCCAAACTCAAAGAGACAACTGAGAGactggaagatgaagaggaaatcAATGCTGAGCTGACTGGCAAGAAGAGGAAGCTGGAGGATGAAtgctctgagctgaagaaagatATTGATGACTTGGAGCTCACCTTGGCtaaagtggagaaggagaaacaTGCCACAGAAAACAAG GTGAAAAACCTGACAGAGGAGATGGCATCTCAAGATGAGTCTCTTGCCAAGTTGACCAAGGAGAAGAAAGCCCTCCAAGAGGCTCACCAACAAACACTGGATGATCTCCAGGCAGAGGAGGACAAAGTCAACACTCTGACCAAGGCCAAGACTAAACTGGAACAACAAGTGGATGAT CTTGAGGGATCACTGGAGCAAGAGAAGAAGCTCCGTATGGACCTTGAGAGAGCCAAGAGGAAGCTTGAGGGAGATTTGAAACTGTCCCAGGAATCCATAATGGATCTGGAGAATGACAAGCAGCAATCTGAGGAGAAAATCAAGAA GAAGGAGTTTGAGACCAGCCAGCTGCTCAGCAAGATTGAGGATGAACAGTCTCTTGGTGCTCAGCTTCAGAAGAAGATCAAAGAGCTCCAG GCACGCGTTGAGGAGCTGGAAGAAGAAATTGAGGCTGAACGTGCTGCTCGGGCTAAGGTGGAGAAGCAGAGGGCTGACCTCTCCAGGGAACTTGAGGAGATCAGTGAGAGGCTTGAGGAAGCTGGTGGAGCAACAGCCGCTCAGATTGAGATGAACAAGAAGCGTGAGGCTGAGTTCCAGAAGCTGCGCCGTGACCTTGAAGAGTCAACCCTCCAGCATGAAGCTACCGCAGCAGCTCTCCGCAAGAAGCAGGCAGACAGTGTTGCAGAACTGGGAGAGCAGATTGACAACCTCCAGCGTGTCAAGCAgaagctggagaaggagaagagcgAGTACAAGATGGAGATTGATGATCTTTCCAGCAACATGGAGGCTGTAGCTAAAACAAAG ggCAACTTGGAAAAGATGTCCAGAACTCTTGAGGACCAGCTGAGTGAGCTTAAAGCCAAAAATGATGAGAATGTGCGCCAGCTGAATGACATAAATGCACAGAGGGCAAGACTTCAGACAGAGAACG GTGAGTTTTCTCGCCAGCTTGAGGAGAAAGATGCTCTTATTTCCCAGCTGACCAGAGGCAAGCAGGCTTACACTCAGCAGATTGAGGAGTTGAAGAGACACAttgaggaggaagtgaag GCCAAGAATGCCCTGGCCCATGGTGTTCAATCAGCCCGCCATGACTGTGATCTGCTCAGAGAGCAGTttgaggaggagcaagaggctAAAGCTGAGCTGCAGCGAGGAATGTCCAAGGCCAACAGTGAAGTGGCTCAGTGGAGAACCAAATATGAGACTGATGCTATCCAGCGTACTGAGGAGCTGGAAGAGTCCAa GAAAAAGCTTGCCCAGCGTCTGCAGGATGCTGAGGAGTCCATTGAGGCTGTGAACTCAAAGTGTGCCTCTCTGGAGAAGACCAAGCAGAGGTTACAGGGTGAGGTAGAGGACCTCATGATTGATGTAGAGAGAGCTAATTCTCTGGCTGCCAACCTTGACAAGAAGCAGAGGAACTTTGATAAG GTCCTTGCAGAATGGAAACAGAAATATGAGGAAGGCCAGGCAGAGCTGGAAGGAGCCCAGAAGGAGGCTCGCTCTCTCAGCACTGAACTGTTCAAGATGAAGAACTCTTATGAGGAGGCTCTGGATCATCTGGAGAccatgaagagagagaacaagaaccTGCAGC AGGAGATCTCAGACCTGACTGAACAGATTGGTGAGACTGGAAAGAGCATCCATGAGCTGGAGAAAGCCAAGAAGACCGTGGAGACTGAGAAGAGTGAAATTCAGTCAGCACTGGAGGAAGCAGag GGTACACTGGAGCATGAGGAAGCCAAGATTCTCCGTGTTCAGCTTGAGCTTAACCAGATCAAAGGTGAAGTAGACAGGAAGCTGGCAGAAAAGGATGAGGAGATGGAGCAAATCAAGAGGAACAGCCAGAGGGTGATTGACTCCATGCAGAGCACTCTTGATTCTGAGGTCAGGAGCAGGAATGATGCTCTGAGAgtcaagaagaagatggagggagatCTGAATGAGATGGAGATTCAGCTGAGTCATGCTAATAGGCAGGCTGCTGAGTCCCAGAAACAACTGAGGAATGTCCAGGGACAGCTCAAG GATGCCCAACTCCACCTTGATGATGCtgtcagaggacaggaagacatgaaggagcAGGTTGTCATGGTGGAGCGCAGGAATGGCCTGATGGTGGCTGAGATTGAGGAGCTCAGAGCCGCTctggagcagacagagaggggacGCAAAGTGGCTGAGCAGGAGTTGGTTGATGCTAGTGAGCGTGTTGGACTGCTTCACTCTCAG aacACCAGCCTGCTGAACACCAAGAAGAAGCTGGAGGCCGACTTTGTACAGGTTCAGGGTGAAGTGGACGATGCAGTTCAGGAATCAAGAAATGCTGAGGAGAAAGCCAAAAAGGCTATCACTGAT GCTGCCATGATGGCTgaggagctgaagaaggagCAAGACACCAGTGCTCACCtggaaaggatgaagaagaaccTGGAGGTCACAGTCAAGGACCTGCAGCACCGTCTGGATGAGGCTGAGAACCTGGCCATGAAGGGTGGCAAGAAGCAGCTCCAGAAACTGGAGTCAAGG GTCCGTGAACTGGAAACTGAGGTTGAAGCTGAGCAGAGACGTGGAGCTGATGCTGTTAAGGGAGTCCGCAAATATGAGAGGAGAGTAAAGGAGCTGACCTACCAG ACTGAGGAGGACAAGAAGAATGTGCACAGACTTCAGGATCTGGTGGATAAGCTGCAGCTCAAAGTCAAGGCTTACAAGAGACAGGCTGAGGAGGCT GAGGAGCAGGCCAATACTCACTTATCCAGGTTCAGGAAGGTCCAGCATGAGATGGAGGAAGCTCAGGAGCGTGCTGACATCGCTGAGTCCCAGGTCAACAAGCTGAGAGCCAAGAGCCGTGATCATGGAAAG tcTGAAGCTTCTGAATAA